In Acidobacteriota bacterium, the following proteins share a genomic window:
- a CDS encoding Xaa-Pro peptidase family protein — protein MIRWSRALVWLGAALGGAVSPAAASAYKGMAVGLPPEPSLLVLVLRILAGGLALVLLLAGGKAARLSAGAFFLIVGGGVSYFFLSSLSYLLAAAGAFLFLAVLMRVFLHLPRLASALLALWPLPLAYAAYVLNQGTLRPKPIPLLVLAAGGALLGALLPRAGQVLQASTLGAILLGAATPWAEGYWILAAAAAVSLAWQALLLLWLAPAPLPWTESAEVRSRRLRHEWRQALKWGAGMLLLVFMAPSLVAPAPGSDEAHPGRMDALRKSGGLGRPGLLLSAADSYYLFGKAHPVAILSEGGGWAARLALPWVGASPSKKVHGLRTVKDAQEIDRIRRASALTAKAMENARPLIRPGANESEVEAAVLATFRSLGASGLAFEPVVGSGPNAVRPHYMDNDAELRDGFLVLDIGCMVEGYASDMTRTFPVGEATPAQKALYRTVLQAKAAASSAARPGAPYASVDQAARVVIEKAGFGPYFSHGIGHHVGIKVHDVHAGVLAPGMVVTIEPGIYIPADAEVDPAYRGLGVRIEDTYLITQAGAERLGGYPEDPLGLADADRPVDPPEGGQPLKDPDKAL, from the coding sequence ATGATTCGATGGAGCCGGGCCTTGGTGTGGCTGGGGGCGGCGCTGGGGGGCGCCGTTTCACCCGCGGCGGCGTCGGCCTACAAAGGAATGGCCGTGGGTCTGCCGCCCGAGCCTTCCCTCCTCGTCCTCGTTCTGCGCATCCTGGCGGGCGGCCTGGCCCTGGTTCTCCTTCTGGCCGGGGGTAAGGCGGCCAGGTTGTCCGCAGGTGCCTTCTTCCTGATCGTGGGCGGCGGGGTGTCCTATTTCTTCCTCTCCTCCCTTTCCTACCTGCTCGCCGCGGCCGGCGCCTTCCTGTTTCTCGCCGTCCTGATGCGGGTCTTCCTTCACCTGCCCCGTCTGGCGTCGGCTCTCTTGGCTCTCTGGCCCCTGCCCCTGGCGTACGCGGCGTATGTCCTGAATCAGGGAACGCTGCGCCCCAAACCCATCCCCCTCCTCGTCCTGGCGGCCGGGGGGGCCCTCCTCGGAGCGCTCCTTCCCAGGGCGGGCCAGGTCCTCCAGGCCTCCACCCTGGGCGCGATCCTTCTGGGGGCCGCGACGCCCTGGGCGGAAGGGTATTGGATTCTGGCCGCGGCCGCGGCGGTTTCCCTGGCCTGGCAGGCGCTTCTCCTTTTGTGGCTGGCCCCGGCGCCCCTCCCCTGGACCGAATCGGCGGAGGTCCGGTCCCGGCGACTGAGACACGAGTGGCGGCAGGCTCTGAAGTGGGGAGCCGGCATGCTGCTTCTCGTGTTCATGGCCCCTTCGCTGGTCGCGCCGGCGCCGGGGTCCGACGAGGCCCATCCAGGGCGGATGGACGCGCTCCGCAAATCGGGCGGGCTGGGCCGTCCCGGGCTGCTCCTTTCCGCGGCGGACTCCTACTACCTGTTCGGGAAAGCCCACCCCGTGGCCATCCTCTCGGAGGGCGGCGGCTGGGCCGCCCGTCTGGCCCTTCCCTGGGTGGGGGCGAGTCCCTCCAAGAAGGTGCACGGGCTGCGAACGGTGAAGGACGCGCAGGAAATCGACCGCATCCGACGGGCGTCGGCCCTCACCGCCAAGGCGATGGAGAACGCACGGCCCCTCATCCGGCCGGGTGCGAACGAGTCGGAGGTGGAAGCGGCCGTGCTGGCCACCTTCCGGAGCCTGGGGGCCTCCGGGCTTGCCTTCGAGCCCGTCGTGGGGTCCGGGCCCAACGCCGTCCGGCCCCACTACATGGACAACGACGCGGAGCTCCGGGATGGCTTCCTGGTCCTGGACATCGGCTGCATGGTGGAGGGGTATGCTTCGGACATGACGCGGACCTTTCCCGTGGGGGAGGCCACGCCCGCCCAGAAAGCGCTTTATCGAACGGTGCTCCAGGCCAAGGCCGCCGCCTCCTCCGCCGCCCGTCCCGGCGCGCCCTACGCGAGCGTGGACCAGGCCGCCCGAGTCGTCATCGAGAAGGCCGGCTTCGGGCCGTACTTCAGCCACGGCATCGGCCACCATGTGGGAATCAAGGTTCACGATGTCCATGCCGGGGTGCTGGCCCCGGGGATGGTCGTGACCATCGAACCGGGAATCTACATCCCGGCGGACGCCGAGGTGGATCCTGCGTACAGAGGCCTTGGCGTTCGGATCGAAGACACCTATCTGATCACCCAGGCGGGGGCCGAGCGTCTCGGGGGGTATCCCGAGGATCCACTCGGGCTGGCGGACGCAGACCGTCCGGTCGATCCTCCGGAGGGCGGCCAGCCCCTCAAGGACCCGGACAAAGCCTTGTGA
- a CDS encoding homocysteine S-methyltransferase family protein, which yields MDVSAVIRSAPWVLLEGAVVERLRRDPAVRLDSHVVHAALVLSEAGRRTLRRIYEEYLDVGRMAGVPLILLSPTWRANFERLRAAGLEDSDVNGEGVRFLQDLRGEWGPYGERVLVLGLMGSRGDSYRPEEGLPAAEAEVFHGPQAEALARAGVDGFQAATQCTLPEALGLCRAMARTGLPYLASYVVRPSGHLLDGTPLEQAVDRVDQETSPPPLLHMLNCVHSRNAAAALSAARARAGSNRCLDRILGIQANTSPLSPEELDGRPELDAEAPEAFGAGLLDLHRRFGLRLLGGCCGSDARHLRALVHAMGGPGPG from the coding sequence ATGGACGTCTCTGCCGTTATCCGCTCCGCACCGTGGGTCCTCCTGGAGGGCGCCGTGGTGGAGCGCCTTCGGCGGGACCCGGCGGTACGGCTCGATTCTCACGTGGTGCACGCGGCGCTGGTTCTCTCCGAAGCGGGACGCCGCACCCTCCGCCGCATCTACGAGGAGTACCTGGACGTCGGCCGAATGGCGGGCGTCCCTCTTATCCTTCTCTCGCCCACCTGGCGGGCCAACTTCGAAAGGCTTCGTGCCGCGGGCCTGGAGGATTCCGACGTGAACGGGGAAGGAGTCCGATTCCTTCAGGATCTGCGCGGGGAGTGGGGTCCGTACGGGGAACGGGTGCTCGTTCTCGGCCTCATGGGAAGCCGGGGGGATTCGTATCGGCCCGAGGAGGGGCTTCCCGCCGCGGAGGCCGAGGTCTTCCATGGTCCCCAGGCGGAGGCCCTGGCCCGGGCGGGCGTCGACGGATTCCAGGCGGCCACCCAGTGCACCCTGCCCGAAGCCCTTGGCCTGTGCCGCGCCATGGCCCGAACGGGGCTTCCCTACCTGGCGAGCTACGTGGTGCGGCCCTCGGGCCACCTCCTCGACGGGACTCCGCTGGAGCAGGCGGTGGACCGGGTGGACCAGGAAACGTCCCCTCCGCCTCTCCTTCACATGCTGAACTGCGTCCACTCCCGCAACGCGGCCGCCGCTCTCTCGGCGGCGCGAGCCCGGGCGGGGTCCAACCGATGTCTGGACAGGATTCTGGGTATCCAGGCCAACACCTCGCCCTTGAGCCCGGAGGAACTGGATGGGAGGCCCGAGCTGGATGCCGAGGCCCCCGAGGCCTTTGGCGCCGGCCTGCTGGACCTTCACCGCCGGTTCGGTCTGCGCCTCCTGGGAGGCTGCTGCGGCTCCGACGCCCGGCACCTCCGCGCCCTGGTCCATGCCATGGGCGGTCCGGGACCGGGGTAG
- a CDS encoding GNAT family N-acetyltransferase, translated as MDHRPVLTTERLLLRPFSPDDAPHLARLCADREIASTTLLIPHPYTLEDARSFIRTQTDAWEQGTAAVFAVTLRETGELLGAIGLHLEREHHRAEVGYWIGTAHWNRGFATESVKAVVRFGFEDLGLHRIHAHHFDRNPSSGRVLLKAGFEFEGTLRDHVFKWGAYEDCRLYGIVRGVEGEGTR; from the coding sequence TTGGATCATCGTCCGGTCCTGACCACGGAGCGCCTCCTCCTTCGACCCTTTTCGCCGGATGACGCCCCCCACCTGGCCCGCCTGTGCGCGGACCGCGAAATCGCCTCCACCACCTTGCTCATCCCCCATCCGTACACGCTCGAAGACGCCCGCTCCTTCATCCGGACCCAGACGGACGCGTGGGAGCAGGGAACGGCGGCCGTGTTCGCCGTGACCCTCCGGGAAACGGGGGAGCTCCTGGGGGCCATCGGCCTGCACTTGGAGCGGGAGCACCACCGGGCCGAGGTGGGGTACTGGATCGGAACCGCCCACTGGAACCGGGGATTCGCCACGGAGTCGGTCAAGGCCGTGGTCCGGTTCGGCTTCGAGGATCTTGGGCTGCACCGGATTCACGCGCACCACTTCGATCGGAACCCGTCCTCGGGGCGGGTCCTCTTGAAGGCCGGCTTCGAGTTCGAGGGAACCCTCCGGGACCACGTGTTCAAATGGGGCGCCTACGAGGACTGCCGGCTGTACGGCATCGTGCGCGGCGTCGAGGGAGAGGGGACGCGATGA
- a CDS encoding methyltransferase domain-containing protein, protein MPTPTLNTKKVEDLSLRVVNDMGGAFTMALGYIGDRLGLFRVLAQEGPMSSVELAQKMGLNERYVREWAKALVAADYLDYDPKSGRIHMTEEQAQVLAREDSPAFVGGAFHFTTPSIYNVPKILEAFKKGGGIAYSEIGEEIPEAIERFFRPAYVNFLARDWVGVVPGLTEKLQKGALVADVGCGAGQSSVALAKAYPKSKVVGVDNDARSIQRAQKLKSSQRVDNVEFMQAPAHELPKNKKYDLICSFDCIHDMADPRKTLRTLHDALADDGVYLWSEPATSDQPLENRNPVGRAFAAVSPLHCLTVSLASHGEGLGTQLGLKGVQELAREAGFTSVEPLPIQNPLHRIYALRR, encoded by the coding sequence ATGCCTACCCCAACCCTCAACACCAAGAAGGTGGAGGACCTCAGCCTCCGCGTCGTGAACGACATGGGCGGCGCGTTCACCATGGCCCTGGGATACATCGGAGACCGCCTGGGCCTCTTTCGCGTTCTGGCCCAGGAGGGCCCCATGTCGAGCGTGGAGCTGGCCCAGAAGATGGGCCTCAACGAGCGGTACGTCCGGGAGTGGGCCAAGGCCCTGGTGGCCGCGGACTACCTGGACTACGACCCGAAGTCGGGGCGCATCCACATGACCGAAGAGCAGGCCCAGGTCCTCGCCAGGGAAGACAGCCCCGCCTTCGTGGGTGGCGCCTTCCATTTCACGACGCCGTCCATCTACAACGTTCCGAAGATCCTCGAGGCCTTCAAGAAAGGAGGCGGCATCGCCTACTCGGAGATCGGAGAGGAAATCCCCGAGGCCATCGAACGCTTCTTCCGCCCGGCCTACGTCAACTTCCTGGCCAGGGACTGGGTGGGCGTGGTGCCCGGTCTGACGGAGAAGCTCCAGAAGGGGGCCCTCGTGGCCGATGTGGGATGCGGGGCCGGCCAGTCCTCCGTGGCCCTCGCCAAGGCGTACCCCAAGTCGAAGGTGGTGGGCGTGGACAACGACGCCCGGAGCATCCAGCGGGCCCAGAAGCTGAAGTCCTCCCAGAGGGTGGACAATGTGGAGTTCATGCAGGCGCCCGCCCATGAACTGCCGAAGAACAAGAAGTACGACCTGATCTGCAGCTTCGACTGCATCCACGACATGGCCGATCCGAGGAAAACCCTTCGCACGCTGCACGACGCCCTCGCCGACGATGGGGTGTACCTCTGGTCCGAACCGGCCACCTCCGACCAGCCTCTCGAGAATCGGAACCCCGTGGGCCGAGCCTTCGCCGCCGTGAGCCCCCTCCACTGCCTCACGGTCTCCCTCGCCAGCCACGGGGAAGGCCTGGGCACGCAGCTCGGCCTCAAGGGCGTCCAGGAACTCGCTCGGGAGGCCGGTTTCACCAGCGTGGAGCCCCTTCCCATTCAGAACCCCCTGCACCGAATCTACGCGCTGCGCCGCTGA
- a CDS encoding PrsW family intramembrane metalloprotease, translating into MGLASLALYLAVNVPLSALLLALIWLADRYEREPWSILLLCAGWGAVPAILLSCVLETAVQVPLQALAGPQMGALLGTVFLAPPVEEAAKAAALLLAVLLYQKEFDDVLDGMVYGAAVGVGFSFVEDLFYFVGALSQGGVELGALVFGVRNLGFMLNHSLFTALTGIGFGLGRVFHRNPLAVLFFPPMGLAAAVGLHALHNLLASLDLPGVAAALFVHWVGGVGLLMVVPLLWAVERRWIVNRLRHEVRENRIPLKALAVLPFSGYRGPHIQKGAVQPLRRALVELAFGRRRREEGWGPRGEEDLERLRSEITRLCPGP; encoded by the coding sequence ATGGGATTGGCGTCCCTGGCCCTGTACCTGGCGGTCAACGTTCCCCTTTCCGCGCTCCTCCTCGCCCTCATCTGGCTGGCCGACCGGTACGAGCGGGAGCCCTGGTCCATTCTGCTCCTGTGCGCCGGATGGGGGGCCGTCCCCGCGATCCTGCTCTCCTGCGTGCTCGAAACGGCCGTGCAGGTTCCCCTCCAGGCCCTCGCGGGACCGCAAATGGGGGCCTTGCTCGGCACGGTCTTCCTGGCTCCGCCGGTGGAGGAGGCGGCCAAGGCGGCCGCCCTGCTCCTCGCCGTCTTGCTCTATCAAAAGGAATTCGACGACGTTTTGGACGGAATGGTGTACGGGGCCGCCGTCGGGGTGGGGTTCTCCTTCGTGGAGGACCTCTTCTATTTCGTCGGGGCCCTTTCCCAGGGTGGAGTGGAGCTGGGGGCCCTCGTCTTCGGCGTCCGGAACCTGGGCTTCATGCTCAACCACTCCCTTTTCACGGCGCTCACGGGAATCGGGTTCGGTCTGGGCCGGGTCTTCCACCGCAATCCCCTCGCGGTCCTTTTCTTTCCCCCCATGGGGCTGGCGGCGGCCGTCGGGCTTCACGCTCTCCACAACCTTTTGGCCTCCCTCGACCTCCCCGGAGTCGCGGCGGCCCTGTTCGTCCACTGGGTGGGCGGCGTCGGACTTCTCATGGTGGTCCCTCTTCTCTGGGCCGTGGAGAGGCGGTGGATCGTCAACCGGCTTCGACACGAGGTCCGGGAGAATCGGATTCCCCTCAAGGCCCTGGCGGTCCTCCCCTTCTCGGGCTACCGGGGCCCCCACATCCAGAAGGGCGCCGTTCAGCCCCTGAGAAGGGCCCTGGTGGAACTCGCCTTTGGGCGCAGGAGGCGGGAGGAGGGTTGGGGCCCTCGCGGGGAGGAGGACCTGGAACGCCTTCGTTCGGAAATCACAAGGCTTTGTCCGGGTCCTTGA
- a CDS encoding phosphoenolpyruvate carboxykinase (ATP): MANGPYDPDVYRRFAENLRASLAGDNVERASMRRLRKRALQTAFRTRSGAPLWWSAVSSRVASKTVYLGSGSDVVLPRPSAEQLSIVARAPEQLHKVLQLVRTMPFVHARRQMGDNPEFNPICNLYVCTADAKNHRLAYEWASTLGDVKRGRPGPEFFMIDIPMEHQLRMQVLTLPEQDVNVALGTDYTGECKKGFLRQAMYRADQRGMLGLHAGTKIVRARDEKSGKLKTYAVFMFGLTATGKSTWSCHQLGLDPEAGEGTWVAQDDIVFLRRDGSSYGTEQNYYVKTDVDLTMQEAMYRALSHRSALLENVMVNHRGEVDFLDERLGENGRGVLDRRELKVRRGGRTVSICHDSINTPPLEEVDGIVFAFITRRNTILPFAQRLTPDQGVLAYLWGESSHSFATVPAKAGESVRIVGMDDFIIGAQGRKVNAFYDIVKDLCSRHPGKVHFLQYNTGGMGEIIDVDGATGKKTLVRKVQRVPIDLMAALQRGDLRGSNVYRKGRFGTEEVVSGDGLDLSAWDPARFYSEAQIAAFVREMVEGRRAFTEEIAAQGLKKEIRDLAHRELDAVDGRTPKVEPWAPAVPGASEAAEDRLPLSPYIAPWEPRRSGRDPLPFRRGGR, encoded by the coding sequence ATGGCCAACGGACCGTACGATCCGGATGTGTACCGAAGGTTCGCGGAAAACCTGCGAGCCTCCCTTGCCGGGGACAATGTGGAACGGGCGTCCATGCGGCGTCTGCGGAAGCGGGCCTTGCAGACGGCCTTCCGCACGCGAAGCGGCGCCCCTCTATGGTGGTCGGCCGTCTCTTCCCGCGTCGCTTCCAAGACCGTTTACCTCGGGTCCGGGTCGGATGTTGTCCTTCCACGGCCCAGCGCAGAACAGCTGTCCATCGTGGCGCGCGCGCCCGAGCAGCTCCACAAAGTGCTCCAGCTCGTGCGCACCATGCCCTTCGTTCACGCGCGGAGGCAGATGGGCGACAACCCCGAGTTCAACCCCATTTGCAACCTCTACGTGTGCACGGCCGACGCCAAGAACCACCGCCTGGCCTACGAATGGGCCTCCACCCTGGGCGACGTGAAGAGGGGGCGGCCCGGGCCCGAGTTCTTCATGATCGACATTCCCATGGAGCACCAGCTCCGAATGCAGGTGCTGACCCTGCCCGAACAGGACGTGAACGTGGCCCTCGGAACCGACTACACGGGGGAGTGCAAGAAGGGGTTCCTCCGCCAGGCCATGTACCGCGCCGACCAGCGTGGGATGCTGGGTCTGCACGCGGGCACCAAGATCGTGAGGGCCCGCGACGAGAAGTCGGGCAAGCTCAAGACCTACGCGGTGTTCATGTTCGGCCTCACGGCCACGGGAAAGTCCACCTGGTCCTGCCACCAGCTCGGGCTCGATCCGGAGGCGGGCGAGGGAACCTGGGTGGCCCAGGACGACATCGTGTTTCTCCGCCGGGACGGCTCCTCCTACGGAACGGAGCAGAACTACTACGTCAAGACGGACGTGGACCTCACGATGCAGGAGGCCATGTACCGGGCCCTGTCCCACCGGAGCGCCCTGCTCGAGAACGTCATGGTGAATCACCGGGGGGAGGTGGACTTCCTGGACGAGCGCCTCGGCGAGAACGGGCGAGGCGTGCTCGATCGCCGTGAACTCAAGGTGAGGCGCGGCGGACGGACCGTGTCCATCTGCCACGACTCCATCAACACCCCGCCCCTCGAAGAGGTGGACGGCATCGTCTTCGCCTTCATCACCCGGCGCAACACCATCCTGCCCTTCGCCCAGCGGCTCACGCCCGACCAGGGGGTCCTGGCCTACCTGTGGGGCGAATCCAGCCACTCCTTCGCCACCGTCCCCGCCAAGGCGGGGGAATCGGTTCGCATCGTGGGGATGGACGATTTCATCATCGGCGCCCAGGGTCGGAAGGTGAACGCCTTCTACGACATCGTGAAGGACCTCTGCTCCCGCCATCCGGGGAAGGTCCACTTCCTTCAGTACAACACCGGCGGGATGGGCGAGATCATCGACGTGGATGGAGCCACCGGGAAGAAAACCCTGGTCCGGAAGGTCCAGCGGGTTCCCATCGACCTCATGGCCGCCCTGCAAAGAGGGGACCTGAGGGGCTCCAACGTATACCGCAAGGGACGCTTCGGGACCGAGGAGGTGGTTTCCGGCGACGGGCTCGACCTCTCGGCCTGGGACCCGGCGCGCTTCTATTCGGAGGCGCAGATCGCCGCCTTCGTGAGGGAGATGGTGGAGGGGCGGCGGGCCTTCACCGAGGAGATCGCCGCACAGGGACTCAAGAAGGAGATCCGCGACCTCGCCCACCGGGAACTCGATGCGGTGGACGGGCGGACGCCGAAGGTGGAGCCCTGGGCCCCCGCGGTTCCCGGCGCCTCGGAGGCCGCCGAGGACCGCCTGCCCCTCTCCCCTTACATCGCGCCGTGGGAGCCGCGCCGATCGGGGCGCGACCCGCTTCCCTTCCGGAGGGGAGGCCGGTGA
- a CDS encoding DUF3047 domain-containing protein, producing the protein MKTRRPLGAGLTLLAAAALCASTRSASGPPGPPGPSTVWVETFASAASFRADWTVKKWRGAVDLLFGTWEGLPTLNLVSRSSSWAFLRRVEVDLSKTPVLAWSWRVDAYPPSGDGRRAESDDEPAQVYLFFPGKGLAGKLQPRILGYTWETVPEAGTFYHSPKNDETRVFVLRNRRDGQGVWASEARDVAGDFQKAFGEPAPAPLAVCFQIDSDDTASSARSAFAALRFTSR; encoded by the coding sequence ATGAAAACTCGCCGTCCGCTCGGGGCGGGCCTCACGCTCCTGGCCGCCGCGGCTCTCTGTGCCTCGACCCGCTCGGCCTCCGGACCTCCCGGGCCCCCCGGACCCTCCACCGTATGGGTGGAGACCTTCGCCAGCGCCGCCTCCTTCCGCGCGGATTGGACCGTGAAGAAGTGGCGGGGAGCGGTGGACCTGCTCTTCGGAACGTGGGAGGGCCTCCCGACCTTGAATCTCGTCAGCCGGTCCTCTTCGTGGGCCTTCCTTCGAAGGGTCGAGGTGGACCTGTCCAAGACCCCCGTTCTCGCCTGGTCCTGGCGCGTGGATGCGTACCCGCCTTCGGGGGACGGCCGGAGGGCCGAATCGGACGACGAGCCCGCCCAGGTGTACCTCTTTTTTCCGGGCAAAGGGCTTGCCGGCAAACTCCAGCCCCGAATCCTCGGCTACACCTGGGAAACGGTGCCCGAGGCCGGGACGTTCTACCATTCGCCCAAGAACGACGAGACCCGCGTCTTCGTGCTGAGAAACCGCCGCGATGGCCAGGGGGTCTGGGCCTCGGAAGCGAGGGACGTGGCGGGGGACTTCCAAAAGGCCTTCGGGGAACCGGCGCCCGCGCCCCTCGCCGTCTGCTTCCAGATCGACTCGGACGACACCGCCTCCTCCGCCCGAAGCGCCTTCGCCGCCCTCCGCTTCACGTCGCGCTGA
- a CDS encoding pyridoxal phosphate-dependent aminotransferase, whose product MLSERVNRIGMSPTLRITARAQQMRAQGVDVVDFSVGEPDFPTPDPVIRSAKAALDAGFTKYTANDGIPELKRAICEKLERDNGLRFSPEEVIVSTGAKANLFHLALALFEPGDDVLIPSPCWVSYPDQVRVAGANPVLVPTREEEGFRLQARDLQAAITPNTKALVLNYPCNPTGATYSREDLEALAEVCVKEQVLVLSDEIYEKLLYDGRRFVSIASLGEAIRKITVVVNGFSKAFSMTGWRLGYAAGPKEIISACSKIQSHATSNAVSFVQKAAVEALRSCSTDVERMRQEFERRRNAIVYRLQSIPGLSCGTPSGAFYVLPNVSAYLDKEFQGAPVRNTYGLAYYLLKEAHVAVVPGEAFQAPEHLRLSFASSMDRIEEGLRRISRALARLEAPRRLKPRALNNVLTKVRDCVEARPMAGYEARNALLQEAQSGLPADSYFEWNASLCGAVVQLRTNSPHLADFFQENFYPASLEGDIEPHAVVYAVKDAPGREPQAHLSLETATAFLFNTALYGQVRSAALALAGETASRASGALLAHAAALDVGGKGALVWGGPGTGRTGLLAAALARDGARLVSSDVVLVRLGASGATADLPERKLYLKAKWAKHLPEIGALLERSKLENVVTRREECRIEYCQDSDACPLDKGAAACPAASVDGRLMLDPYWLGGSARHTRRTSVKLCVLLARDPVLPALKTIEPRDAARMLADGSLPGHRGVGPSLLNPHLLGLLDTGRVDQLRARHEHLFALGRTVLLNTSVGSPEAQARLLVDALSAV is encoded by the coding sequence ATGCTTTCGGAACGGGTGAACCGAATCGGGATGAGCCCCACCCTCCGGATCACGGCGAGGGCGCAGCAAATGAGGGCCCAGGGCGTGGACGTGGTGGACTTCTCCGTGGGGGAGCCCGACTTCCCCACGCCCGACCCGGTGATCCGGTCGGCCAAGGCGGCGCTGGACGCCGGTTTCACCAAGTACACGGCCAACGACGGAATCCCCGAACTCAAGCGGGCGATTTGCGAAAAGCTCGAGCGGGATAACGGCCTGCGCTTTTCGCCCGAGGAGGTGATCGTCTCGACGGGCGCCAAGGCCAACCTCTTCCATCTGGCCCTTGCCCTTTTCGAGCCCGGCGACGACGTTCTGATCCCCTCGCCCTGCTGGGTCTCCTATCCCGATCAGGTCCGCGTGGCGGGCGCCAACCCGGTCCTCGTCCCCACCCGGGAAGAGGAGGGCTTTCGGCTTCAGGCCCGGGACCTGCAGGCCGCCATCACGCCCAACACCAAGGCCCTCGTGCTCAACTATCCGTGCAATCCCACGGGGGCCACCTACTCCCGCGAGGACCTCGAGGCCCTGGCCGAGGTGTGCGTGAAGGAGCAGGTCCTCGTCCTCTCCGACGAAATCTACGAGAAGCTCCTGTACGACGGGCGGCGGTTCGTCTCCATCGCCTCCCTCGGGGAGGCCATCCGCAAGATCACCGTGGTGGTGAACGGCTTCTCCAAGGCCTTCTCCATGACCGGTTGGCGGCTGGGTTACGCGGCGGGACCCAAGGAGATCATTTCGGCCTGCTCCAAGATCCAGTCCCACGCCACTTCCAACGCCGTGTCCTTCGTCCAGAAGGCCGCCGTGGAGGCCCTGCGATCCTGCTCCACCGATGTGGAGAGGATGCGCCAGGAGTTCGAGCGGCGCCGGAACGCCATCGTCTACCGGCTTCAGTCCATCCCGGGGCTGTCCTGCGGAACCCCGTCGGGCGCCTTCTACGTCCTGCCCAATGTCTCGGCGTACCTCGACAAGGAGTTTCAGGGAGCCCCGGTCCGGAACACCTATGGCCTGGCCTATTACCTGCTCAAGGAAGCCCACGTGGCCGTGGTTCCCGGGGAAGCCTTCCAGGCACCCGAGCACCTGCGGCTCTCCTTTGCCTCTTCCATGGATCGGATCGAGGAGGGCCTGCGCCGGATTTCCCGCGCCCTGGCCCGCCTGGAAGCCCCTCGTCGGTTGAAGCCCCGGGCCCTCAACAACGTCCTCACGAAGGTGAGGGATTGCGTGGAGGCCCGACCCATGGCGGGCTACGAGGCCCGGAACGCCCTCCTACAAGAGGCCCAGAGCGGGCTCCCCGCGGACAGCTACTTCGAGTGGAACGCTTCCCTGTGCGGGGCCGTCGTCCAGCTGAGGACCAACTCCCCCCACCTCGCGGACTTCTTCCAGGAGAACTTCTACCCCGCCTCCCTGGAAGGGGATATCGAGCCCCACGCGGTGGTCTACGCCGTAAAGGACGCTCCCGGAAGGGAGCCCCAGGCCCACCTCTCCCTGGAGACGGCCACGGCTTTCCTCTTCAACACGGCCCTGTACGGCCAGGTCCGCTCCGCGGCCCTGGCCCTCGCGGGCGAGACCGCCTCCCGGGCCTCCGGGGCCCTTCTCGCCCACGCCGCCGCCCTCGACGTCGGCGGCAAGGGGGCCCTCGTCTGGGGCGGCCCGGGGACGGGGCGGACGGGCCTCCTCGCCGCGGCCCTCGCCCGCGACGGCGCCCGACTGGTCTCCTCCGACGTGGTCCTGGTCCGCCTCGGAGCGAGCGGCGCCACGGCGGACCTTCCGGAAAGGAAGCTCTACCTCAAAGCCAAGTGGGCCAAACATCTGCCCGAAATCGGGGCACTGCTGGAGCGGTCCAAGCTGGAGAACGTGGTCACGCGGAGGGAGGAGTGCCGGATCGAGTACTGCCAGGACTCGGACGCGTGCCCCCTGGACAAGGGCGCCGCCGCTTGCCCGGCGGCCAGCGTGGACGGACGGCTCATGCTGGACCCTTACTGGCTCGGGGGTTCCGCTCGCCACACGCGGCGGACTTCGGTGAAGCTCTGCGTGCTGCTGGCCAGGGATCCCGTCTTGCCCGCGCTGAAAACGATCGAGCCCCGGGACGCCGCCCGCATGCTGGCCGACGGCAGCCTGCCCGGTCACCGGGGCGTGGGGCCTTCCCTGCTCAATCCCCACCTCCTGGGCCTCCTCGACACGGGCCGGGTGGACCAGCTCCGAGCCCGCCACGAGCACCTCTTCGCCCTCGGCCGAACCGTCCTGCTCAACACTTCGGTGGGGAGCCCCGAAGCCCAGGCCCGACTCCTGGTGGACGCTCTGTCGGCGGTCTGA